Below is a genomic region from Helicobacter sp. MIT 21-1697.
ATTATCAGGAAAAACATTCAATGCATTAGAAGCGATACACTATGATTAAAACTCGGCAACGCACTTTACGATTATTTGAATTTGAAGCAGGAGGAAGCACACAAGAGTATATTGATTTTATTACAAAGCATCTCCCTCTTTTGCAACGTCATACACTTGGTTTTAGAGATGAGATTGAGCCAAAGCTTCAAACATTTTTACAGGAGCATAATTTAAGTTTTGCCAATTTAAGTGATATGGCGCATATTTATGTAACACATCAAGATTCTCTTACGCTTTCTCAATCTAGCCAATCTCATCTTTGCAATGTGCAGGTTGCATCTTCTTCTGCACTTTTTATTAATAAGGTTGTCCGCAGTGGTGAGGAAATCTATCATAATGGCGATATTGTGGTGCAATCTCAAGTCAATAGTGGTGCTCGGATTATTGCGGAAGGAAATTTGCTTTTGTTAAGTGAATGTAGTGGCAGCATAGAATCTCAAGGTGATTATATTATCTGCACTAAGATTCTCGCTCCTACAATATTGTTTCAAGATGCACTTCTTGATGAAACTTTTTTACGCAAAATTAACCAAAGCAGTGCATTATTCAAAATAATTTTTAAAAAAGACGATGATGTAAGTATAAAGGATTTAGTATGAAGCAAAAAACCATTAAAAATAAAGTTGAGCTTGTAGGGATTGGGCTACATAAAGGTGTGCCTGTAAAAATGGAGCTTGAACCTTTGGAGGTGGATAGCGGCATAGTGTTTTATCGTTCTGATTTGGGTGTAAGTGTTGAGCTTAAACCAGAAAATGTCATTGATACAACTATGGCAACTGTGATTGCCAAAGGTGAAGCAAAGGTTTCTACTATTGAGCATTTACTTTCTGCTATTCACGCTTATGGCATTGATAATATTAGAATCTCGCTTGATAACGAGGAAGTGCCTATTATGGACGGAAGTGCGATAGGATATTGTATGTTGCTTGAAGAAGCTGGCATTATTACACAAAATGCACCCAAAAAAGCCATTGTAATAAAAAAATCCATTGAGATTGTAGATGAAAAGAAATTTGTGCGCGTTGAGCCAAGTGAGAGGACAATTTTTGATTTTAAGATTGATTTTAATCACCCTGTCATTCGTCAGCAACATTATAAATTTACTTTTAGCACTAAAGCTTATAAAGAAGAAATTGCGCGGGCAAGAACTTTTGGCTTTTTGCACGAGGTAAATTATTTGCGCTCTAAAGGTTTAGCAAAGGGTGGAGATTTGAGTAATTGTATTGTGCTTGATGAAAGCAGTATCCTTAACAAAGAAGGTTTGCGATACAAAGAGGAATTTGTGCGTCATAAAATCCTTGATGCCATTGGTGATATGGCGTTACTTGGTATGCCTTTACTCGGTAGTTATATATCTTTTGCGGGAAGCCATAAGCTTAACCATCTCCTTACAAAACAGATTTTAAGTGATGAAAAAGCTTATGAGGTTATAAGTCTTGACGATAAGGTTGAGGAAGCAAATCTTGATTATGCTTTTTTGCACGAACAACATTAGCTTATAAAGTGTATGCGGTATATAAGTATTGCTCTTGTGAGCGTAGGTTTGCCTATAAAATGTGGGCTCTATGAAAATCAAACATTAATTGAGGAAATCATAAGCGATGAATTGCCCCTTGTCGCACTTCCTCGTATTTTTGAATCTTTGCTTCCCACACCCAAACAAAATCCAATGTATCGTGATATGAAAATAGAATCCATTTATTATGCTAATGGACCCGGAAGTTTTACCGCACTCAAACTCACGCATATTTTTCTGCATACCCTTGCGATGGTGTATGATATAAAGCTTTTTGCTACTTCAAGCTTTTATTTTACAAGCGATTGCTATATTAAAGCATTTGGCACGACTTGTTTTTATTGTGATTGCGAGGGGAATATTTCTCTTGCTCATAATATAATGTCCAAAAATACTTCTTTCTTCCTCCCAAAAACACTTGATACAGCACGATTTCATACACATACCCAACCCCTTTATATTCTCCCTCCCGTTTAGCTTTCATAAAAAGAATCACCGCTCTACTTCTGTAAAGATTCTCAAAAAACTAAAGAAAAATCAATTAAAAACACATTATAATAAAGCTTTGACTTTATACTATGGAGTAATTGTGGTTATTTCTGTCCCTGCTACAAGCGCCAATCTTGGACCCGGTTTTGATACTTTGGGTTTAGCACTTAAATTACATAATACTTTTAGTATTACCCCTTCAAAGTTAAGCAGTATTCATATTTCTGGAGAGGGAAAAGATCGCCCTAAGCTTCGTGTAGATAATGTTTTTATTAAGATTTTTAATGAGATTCTTACTCTGCATAATTACCCTATGCAGACCTTTAAGTTTGGCTTTCATAATGCCATACCTATATCGCGTGGGCTTGGTTCAAGTTCTGCGGTAATTATTGGTGCGATTGTAAGTGCGTATCATATTATGCAAAAGCCAATCAATAAATCGGAGATTCTCCAGCTTGCGCTTTCATATGAGAATCACCCAGATAATATTACGCCTGCACTTTATGGAGGGTTTAATGTGAGTATGCTTGATACCTCACTTGAAACAAAAGAGCAAGTTGTCAATATCCAAACGCTTTTGCCCACAGATATTAAAGCCGTAGTAGTGATTCCCAATGCAGCTATTTCAACAAAATTTTCACGCCGCGCACTTCCTAAAAAATATAGCACTCAAGATGCGGTATTTAATCTTTCGCACGCTTGTATGTTGAGTGCAGCCTTTATTACACACAAATGGGATTTGTTGCGTGTTGCTAGTCAGGATAGATTCCATCAAGAATTGCGTATGAAAAATATTCCTGCGCTTTTTAATGTGCAAAAGATTGCTTTTGAAAATGGAGCGCTTTTAAGCGCACTCTCTGGGAGC
It encodes:
- the minC gene encoding septum site-determining protein MinC; translation: MIKTRQRTLRLFEFEAGGSTQEYIDFITKHLPLLQRHTLGFRDEIEPKLQTFLQEHNLSFANLSDMAHIYVTHQDSLTLSQSSQSHLCNVQVASSSALFINKVVRSGEEIYHNGDIVVQSQVNSGARIIAEGNLLLLSECSGSIESQGDYIICTKILAPTILFQDALLDETFLRKINQSSALFKIIFKKDDDVSIKDLV
- the lpxC gene encoding UDP-3-O-acyl-N-acetylglucosamine deacetylase; translation: MKQKTIKNKVELVGIGLHKGVPVKMELEPLEVDSGIVFYRSDLGVSVELKPENVIDTTMATVIAKGEAKVSTIEHLLSAIHAYGIDNIRISLDNEEVPIMDGSAIGYCMLLEEAGIITQNAPKKAIVIKKSIEIVDEKKFVRVEPSERTIFDFKIDFNHPVIRQQHYKFTFSTKAYKEEIARARTFGFLHEVNYLRSKGLAKGGDLSNCIVLDESSILNKEGLRYKEEFVRHKILDAIGDMALLGMPLLGSYISFAGSHKLNHLLTKQILSDEKAYEVISLDDKVEEANLDYAFLHEQH
- the thrB gene encoding homoserine kinase; protein product: MVISVPATSANLGPGFDTLGLALKLHNTFSITPSKLSSIHISGEGKDRPKLRVDNVFIKIFNEILTLHNYPMQTFKFGFHNAIPISRGLGSSSAVIIGAIVSAYHIMQKPINKSEILQLALSYENHPDNITPALYGGFNVSMLDTSLETKEQVVNIQTLLPTDIKAVVVIPNAAISTKFSRRALPKKYSTQDAVFNLSHACMLSAAFITHKWDLLRVASQDRFHQELRMKNIPALFNVQKIAFENGALLSALSGSGSSFLNICYSDDSGNLSRILQKHFPKFRVLELEFDNIGATLIES